The following nucleotide sequence is from Deltaproteobacteria bacterium.
GTTCGCGGGGGGAACGCGGCCCGGCTACTGGGGCTGCGTAACGAAGCAGGAGGTTAGCGTCCCGTCGGGGACATGAAGGAGCATTGATCCCGATGTTGCAAAGAAAGTGTTCGTGAAGAGCGATCCGGAGCACGTCCTACGAATCGTCATCCCCGCGAAAGCGGGAATGACGATTCGTAAATTCTCGAAAACCAGGAAGGTTTCTTTCACTCGATGCGGTTGTCGATGGCCGGCAGCGAGCGCAGGTAGACGGCGATGGCGCTGAGGTCTTCGTCGGTCATGTGCTCGTAGCCATGGATGATGACCCGCTCCATGAGGCCCTGGACGTTGTCGCCGTCGGGCTTGTAGCTGCTCTTGAGCAACTCCACCATGTCCTCCACCGACCAGTCGCCCGCCCCGGTCTCCTTGTGCGGCGTGATGTTGGGTGCGGTTTCACCCTCGGGGCCGTCGGCCGCCCCGGCCATCAGAAGGTCCCGGTCGAGTCCGCCGGCCCAGTCCCGGGGCGTGTGACACTCCGCGCAGTGCGTCACCGCCCGGACCAGATAGGCGCCGCGGTTCCACTGGGCCGGCTTGCCCGGATCGGGGGTCCACGGGCCCTCGTCGAAGTAGCGCCACTTCCACCCCGCCAGCAGGAAGCGCCAGCCGAAGGGCACCGTCAGCTCGGGCTCCCGGTTCTCCCTGCGCACGGGCTTGACCGTGGACAGATAGGCCTTGAGGGCGAGGATGTCCTCGTCGGTCATGTTGGTGAAGGAGGTGTAGGGGAAGGCCGGGAACAGGTGCTCGCCCCCGCGGCCAATGCCCTGGCGCATGGCCCGGAGGAACTCTTCGTCGCTCCACCCGCCGATGCCGGTCTCGGGGTCCGGCGTGATGTTGGTGCTGTAGATCTTGCCGAAGGGGACCTCGATGGCGTAGCCGCCGGCAAGCTCCGCGCCCTTGTTCTTGTAGTCGGTGTGGCAGGCGATGCACAGACCGGCCCGGACGAGGTATTTCCCCCGCGCCACGGGGTCCTCAGCCGCACCCGCCGGGGACAGGTGCACCACCGTCCAGAGCGCCAGCGCCAACCAGACGGCCTCGTATCTCTTGTCGCGCCGAGTCTTGCGTCTCACGAGCAGATCCCCCCAAGATGCGCGGGACTACAGTCGTCGGTAAGACGCGACGACCGCGGTGGCGAGCTTCAGACTCGCCCGTGGCCGGTCAACGAACCGGCCGCGGTCATCCGTTGCGGCACACGATCAGCTCCCGCGGGCAGTCGTGCATCTTTTCCAGCCCGGTATCGGTCACCCGCATCATCTCGCCGAACTGCACCCCGCGCAAGCCGTCCTCGGTCACCACGTTGGGCTGGATCACCAGGCACATGTCCGTCTCGAAACGGAAGTCGGGCGGCGCCCCGCGGCTGGTCGTCGACGTCCGCAGGATCGGCGGCAACTGGCTGGCGCCGTGGACCACGTCGTCGTAGACCGTGAAGCCGCGTTCGTGGACCACGTCCGCCGCCTTTAGCACCTCTTCGGTTCCGGCACCGGCCTTGATGACGCCGGCGATGCGGTCGAAGGCCTCCATGGCCACGTCGTGGAGGCGCCTGTACTCGGGGGTGGGTTCCTCGCCGATGGTGAAGGTGCGCAGGACCTGGCCGGTGTAGCCGGCGTAGTTGGTGCTGATCTCGGTGACCAGCACGTCGCCCTTCCGCAGGATGCGGTTGGAGAGATGCTGCTGGGGCACGCCGCCCCTGGGGTCGTGCATGGATGTGGTGATCATGAAGTGGATGCCGTTGATGCCGCCCTTGCCCAGGTAGACGTCCTCGACGATCCGCGCCAGCTCGTGCTCGGGGATGCCGGGTCGCGCGTGCTCGGTGAGCGCCGCCACCGAGTCGTCGCTCATGGCCGCGGCCTGGCGCAGCCGCTCGATCTCCTCGGCGCTCTTCACTTGGCGCTGGTCGCGCATCTCAGCGCTGAAGTCCTTCCACTCGACTTCGGGCAGGGCCTCCACCAGGCGCAGATAGTGCCGGTAGGGAACGTTGCCGCAAAGCCCCACCGTAGCCTTCTCAAGCCCCCGGTCCTTCAGGTTCTCCAGCACCCGCGGCACCGAATCCACCGAGCCCGTGGGGCTCGATCCCCCGAAACGGACGTCATCCACGACGGCCATGCGCCTGGCATTGGGCAGGTGGTTGGACAGTTGCACGAACAGGGTGGCCTCCCCCTGGCGCAGGTAGACGAAGTATGCCTCGGAGGTGGCAAGCCAGTTGCTCAGGTAGTGGATGTCCGGCGCCGTACGGCTGCCGTAGAACACCACGGCCTCCAGGCCCATGCGGTCCATGCGCGCCCGCACCGCCGCATGGCGGCGCTCGTACTCCGCGTCGGAAAAGCTGAGGTAGTCGGGATCACAAGGCATTGGGTGTCTCCGTCAGGTCACAACCGGTCCGGCACGGCGTCCTTCGGCTTGGCTTTGCTATGCCTGTCCTGAGCTTGTCGAAGGGCTCAGGACGAACGGAAATGCTTTCATTCCGTTCGTCCTGAGCGTAGCGGAGCACCAGCGGCGCGAAGTCGAAGGACGCCATCACCGTTTCCTACGTGGCCGCCAGTCCGGGCTGGGGCGGCGCCAGACGGACCGGCGGGTCCTTGGCGATGGCCAGCGACATGCCCGCGGCCAGCACGGCCAGCACCGCGCCGGTGAGGAAGGACGGGACGTAGTCGCCGAACACATCGTAGGCGATGCCGCTGCCCTGGGCCATGGCGGCGCCGCCCAGTTGGTGCGCCAGAAAGATCAGGCCATAGATGCTGCCCACCGAGTTCTTGCCGAAGGTGTTGC
It contains:
- a CDS encoding Xaa-Pro peptidase family protein; the encoded protein is MPCDPDYLSFSDAEYERRHAAVRARMDRMGLEAVVFYGSRTAPDIHYLSNWLATSEAYFVYLRQGEATLFVQLSNHLPNARRMAVVDDVRFGGSSPTGSVDSVPRVLENLKDRGLEKATVGLCGNVPYRHYLRLVEALPEVEWKDFSAEMRDQRQVKSAEEIERLRQAAAMSDDSVAALTEHARPGIPEHELARIVEDVYLGKGGINGIHFMITTSMHDPRGGVPQQHLSNRILRKGDVLVTEISTNYAGYTGQVLRTFTIGEEPTPEYRRLHDVAMEAFDRIAGVIKAGAGTEEVLKAADVVHERGFTVYDDVVHGASQLPPILRTSTTSRGAPPDFRFETDMCLVIQPNVVTEDGLRGVQFGEMMRVTDTGLEKMHDCPRELIVCRNG
- a CDS encoding cytochrome c, translating into MRRKTRRDKRYEAVWLALALWTVVHLSPAGAAEDPVARGKYLVRAGLCIACHTDYKNKGAELAGGYAIEVPFGKIYSTNITPDPETGIGGWSDEEFLRAMRQGIGRGGEHLFPAFPYTSFTNMTDEDILALKAYLSTVKPVRRENREPELTVPFGWRFLLAGWKWRYFDEGPWTPDPGKPAQWNRGAYLVRAVTHCAECHTPRDWAGGLDRDLLMAGAADGPEGETAPNITPHKETGAGDWSVEDMVELLKSSYKPDGDNVQGLMERVIIHGYEHMTDEDLSAIAVYLRSLPAIDNRIE